GGTCGCCGGTTGCTACACCGTGCGCGACCCGCTGGACGTGACCCTGGTGGCCGCGGCCGCGATGGGCGCCTGCCTGGGCTTCCTGTGGTGGAACACCTCCCCGGCCCGGATCTTCATGGGCGACACCGGCTCGCTGGCCCTCGGTGGGCTGATGGCCGGCATCGCGATCGTCACCCGCACCGAGCTGCTGCTGGTCGTCATCGGCGGGCTCTTCGTGGCCATCACGCTCTCGGTGGTCATCCAGGTCGCGTTCTTCAAGGCCACCCGGCGCCGGGTCTTCCGGATGGCGCCCCTGCACCACCACTTCGAACTGGCCGGGTGGGCCGAGAACACCGTGATCGTCCGGTTCTGGCTGGTCACCGCCATGTCGGTGGCCCTGGGCATCGGGCTGTTCTACGCCGACTGGCTCGACCTCACGGGGCTGTAGGTGGACGCCCCCCTCGGTCGGGTCCTCGTCTGCGGCCTGGGGGTGTCCGGGGCCGCGGCCGCCCGGGTGCTGCTGGCCCGCGGGGACACCGTGCTGCTCGCCGACGGCGGCGCACCCGCCGCCCGGGCCGAGCTGGAGGCCGCGGGTGCGGTCTGGCTCGGCGCGGTCACCGAGGTGCCCGACGACGTCGACCTCGTGGTCACCTCCCCGGGCTGGCGCCCGGACTCCCCGTTGCTGCTGTCGGCGGCTCGGGCCGGGATCGAGGTGGTCGGCGAGCCCGAGCTGGCCTGGCGGCTGCGGCTGCCGCTGCCCTCGGGGGAGCCGGCGCCCTGGTACGCCGTCACCGGCACCAACGGCAAGACGACGACGGTGACCATGCTGGAGTCGGTGCTGCTGGCCGGCGGACTCCGCGCGGTCGCCGCCGGCAACGTGGGCCGCCCGCTGGTCGAGGTGGTCACCGCGGTCGAGCCCGACGGCACGCCGACCTTCGACGCGGTCGCGGTCGAGCTGTCGAGCTTCCAACTGCACTGGTCGTCGTCGCTGGCCCCGGCCGCCGCGGCCGTGCTGAACGTGGCCGACGACCACGTCGACTGGCACGGCAGCCCGGAGGCCTACCGGGACGCCAAGGCACGCGTCCTGGCGCTCACCCCGGTGGCCGTCGCCGACGCCGGCGACCCGGTCGCCGCCTCCCTGGTCCGCGAGCACCGGCACCCGGTGACCGTCACCCTCGAGGAACCCCAGCCCGGTCAGCTCGGCGTCCGCTCCGGCGCGCTGGTCGACCGTGCCTTCGCGGCCTCCCCGGCCGGGGAGGTGCTGGTCGAGCAGTCCGCGCTGCAGGTGAGCGGACCGCACAACGCGGTCAACGCCCTCGTCGCCGCGGCGCTGGCCCGGGTCGCCGGGGTGTCCGCGGCCGACATCGGCCGGGGGCTGGCCGGCTTCCGCGGCGGTGCGCACCGCAACGTGCTGGTCGGCACGGTGGACGGGGTGGACTTCGTCGACGACAGCAAGGCCACCAACCCGCACGCTGCCGGTGCCTCGCTGGCCGCCTACCCCCGGGTGGTCTGGATCGCCGGCGGGCTGCTCAAGGGCGCCGACGTCGACCCGCTGGTGGCCGCGGTGGCCGCCCGGCTGGCCGGGGTGGTGCTCCTGGGCCGCGACCGGGAGCTGCTGGCCCGGTCGTTGGCCCGACACGCCCCCGCGGTCCCACGGATCGTCGTCCCCAGCGGTGATGATGCAGCCGTGACGGGTGTGACTGGAGAGACGGCTGAGGTCGTGATGGAGCGGGTGGTGCGGGCAGCCGTACAGCTCGCCCGTCCCGGCGACACCGTGCTGCTCGCCCCCGCCGCCGCGTCGATGGACGTGTTCACCGACTACGGGCACCGGGGCCGCGCCTTCGCCGACGCGGTCCGCGCCCTGCGCTGACGGGGGCCCGCATGGCCAGCACGACCACCACCCGCCCGACCACCCGCTCCGCCACGGGGTCCGCCGCCGCACGCAAGCGGGGGGAGGCGGCGGTCCGCGGACCGCTGTTCCGGGCGCCGGCCTGGCTCGAGGGGCCGATGACCAGCTCCCAGCTGGTGCTCGGCTCGGCCGGGCTGCTGCTGTCCATCGGCCTGGTGATGGTCTTCTCGGCCTCCAGCATGGAGTCCGCGCTCAACGACGGGTCGCCCTGGGCGCCGGGTCTCAAGCAGGTCGCGGTCGCCTTCGTCGGGCTGATCGGCATGTTCGTGGCGCTGCGGCTGCCGGTCGGGCACCTGCGCCGCTGGTCGGGCATCGCGCTGCTGCTGTCCTTCGTGCTGCTGATGGCCGTGCTGGTGCCCGGCATCGGCAAGGAGCTCAACGGCGCCCGGCAGTGGATCAACCTGGGCGTGACGGACTTCCAGCCCTCGGAGTTCACCAAGCTGGTCTTCGCGCTGTGGGGCGCGCACGTCATCGCCGTCCGCGAGCGCTGGCTGACCACGTCGTCCCTGCTGGTCCCGGTGCTGCCGGTGTTCGCGATGCTCAGCGGGCTGCTCATCCTCGAGCCCGACATGGGCGCGGTGGTCAGCCTGGGCCTGGTGCTCGCCGGCCTGCTCTGGGCCGGTGGCATCTCCGGGCGGCTGATCGCCTGCGGGGTGGGGCTGGCGGCGGGGGCGGTCGCGCTCATGGTCGCCCTGGCGCCCTACCGGCTGGCCCGGGTCACCTCGTTCCTGGACCCCTTCGCCGACCCGCTCGGTGACGGGTTCCAGGCCGTCCGCGGCCTCTACGCGCTGGCCACCGGCGGCTTCTGGGGCGTGGGGCTGGGCAACAGCCGGATGAAGTGGAACCTGCTGCCGCACGCCGAGAGCGACTACATCTTCGCGATCATCGGCGAGGAGCTCGGCTTCCTCGGCTGCCTGGTCGTGATCACCCTCTACGGCGTGCTGGCCTACGCCGGCTTCCGCATCGCCCGCCGCTCGGCCGACCGGTTCATCCAGCTCGCCAGCATCGCGATCACCGTCTGGCTGATCGGCCAGGCCACGATGAACATGGGCTACGTCGTCGGGCTGCTCCCGGTCACCGGCGTGCAGCTGCCGCTGGTCTCCGCCGGTGGCACGTCGATGGTCATCACGCTGTTCATCGTGGGTCTGCTGGCCCGGTTCGCCCGCTCCGAGCCCGAGGCCATCGCCCACCTGCGGGCCCACCGCCAGGCCGTGCCCGTCGGGCGGCTCGGCCGGCTGGGTCGCTGGCTGCTGCCGGTGCCCCCGAACGCCGTCGACCCGCTGCCCACCGTGGGACGCCGTCGTCCCACCGCCGACGCACCGCGTCGGCCGGCCGGGCGCACCGTGGCCCGGGTCCGCGACGGGCGGGCACCGGCGCCCGCGGCACCGGCCGCACCCCCCGCCCGGCAGACTGGCCGGGACCGCCCGACCGGGCGCAGCGCGCCGGCCCGCACCCCGTCCCGCACCCCGTCCCGAGGCCAGGGTGCCCCCCGTCCCCGGACGGACCGGCCCGCACGTCCCCGGTGAGCCCCCCGACCCCTGTGAGACTGCACCCGTGACTGCGCCACCCCCCACCCGCTCCCGCCCCGTCAGCGTCGTCCTCGCCGGCGGCGGCACCGGCGGCCACATCGAGCCGATGCTCGCCCTGGCCGACGCCCTCGTCCGGCGCACCGACACCCCCGGCGGCACCCCCCGGGTGACCTGCCTGGGCACCGCACGCGGCATGGAGACCCGACTGGTCCCGGCCCGCGGGCACGAGCTGCGGCTCATCCCGCCGGTCCCGCTGCCCCGCAAGCCCACCCCGGACCTGCTGCGCGTGCCGGGCCGGGTCCGCCGGTCGGTCGCCGACACCCGGGCGCTGCTGCGCGAGCTGGATGCCGACGTCGTCGTCGGGTTCGGCGGCTACGTCGCGCTGCCGGCCTACCTGGCGGCCCGCCTGGAGAAGGTGCCCGTCGTGGTGCACGAGCAGAACCCGCTGCCCGGCCTGGCCAACCGGGTCGGTGCCCGGATCGCCGCCCGGGTCGCCGTCACCACCCCCGGCACCCCGCTGCGCGGCGCCGTGCACGTGGGCATGCCGCTGCGCCCGGCCATCACCGGCCTGGACCGGGCGGCGCTGCGCGCCGAGGCCCGCGCGCACTTCGGGCTGGACGCCGACCGGCCCACCCTGCTGGTCTTCGGCGGCTCCCAGGGCGCCCGCTCGCTGAACACCGCGGCCACCGGCGCGGCCGACGCGCTCACCGCCGCCGGGGTCCAGGTGCTGCACGCCCGGGGCCCGAAGAACACCGAGGTGTCCGTGCCCGCCCGCCCGGCCGGTTCGGCGCCCTACGTGGTCGTGGACTACCTGGAGCGGATGGACCTGGCCTACGCCGCGGCCGACCTCGCCCTGTGCCGCTCGGGCGCGGTGAGCGTGGCCGAGCTGTCCGCCGTCGGGCTGCCCGGGGCGTTCGTGCCGCTGCCGATCGGCAACGGCGAGCAGCGTCGCAACGCCCTGCCCGTCGTCGAGGCCGGGGGAGGGCTGCTGGTCGACGACGCCGACCTCTCCCCGGCCTGGATCACCGGCACCCTGCTGCCGCTGCTCACCGACCCCGCCCGGCTGGCCGAGCTGTCCCGGCACGCCGCCGCGGCCGGGGTGCCCGACGCCGACGAGAAGCTCGCCGACCTGACCCTGGAGGTGGCCCGATGAGTGCTGCCGACGTCGCCGCCTGGCGCGACCCGATCCCGACCCTGGAGTCCCTGGGCGCGGTGCACTTCATCGGCATCGGCGGGGCCGGGATGAGCGGCATCGCCCGCATCCTGCTGGCCCGCGGGGTCGCCGTCTCCGGCAGCGACCGGCGCGACACCCCCACCCTGCTGGCGCTGGGTGCCCTCGGTGCCCGGATCGAGGTCGGGCACGACGCGGCCCACCTCGGCGACGCCGGCACCGTCGTCGTCTCCACCGCCATCCGCCCGGACAACCCGGAGCTGGTCGCCGCCCGCGAACGGGGCCTGCGGGTGCTGCCGCGCGCGGTCGCGCTGGCCGCGGTGATGGCCGGGCGGCGCAGCGTCGCCGTCGCCGGCACGCACGGCAAGACCTCGACCACCTCGATGCTCACCGTCGCGGTGCAGGCCTGCGGTGCCGACCCCTCCTTCGCCATCGGCGGCGACCTCAACGAGTCCGGCTCCAACGCCCACGCCGGCAGCGGCGACGTGTTCGTCGCCGAGGCCGACGAGAGCGACCGCTCGTTCCTGCTGCTGGCCCCCTTCGCTGGCATCGTCACCAACGTCGAGGCCGACCACCTCGACAACTACGGCGACCTGGCCGCCGTCGAGGCCGCGTTCGACACCTTCCTGGGCACGATCCACCCCGCCGGGCTCCTGGTGCTCTGCCGGGACGACCCGGGCGCCGCGCGGCTGGCCGACGTGCCGACCACCGCGGCCCGGGTGCGCACCTACGGGCGGGGCGCGGACGCCGACCTGCAGGTCCGCGACCTCGTCGTCGGCCCCGAGGGCACCAGCTGGACCGCGGTGCTCGACGGCACCGAGATCGGCCGGGTCTCCATCCGGCTGCCCGGGGAGCACATGGCCCTCAACAGCGCCGCGGCGCTGCTGACCGGCCTGGAGCTGGGCTTCCCGGCGGCCGACCTGATGGCCGGCCTGGCCCGCTTCGGCGGCGTGCACCGCCGGTTCGAGCTCAAGGGGACCGCCGCCGGCGTGCGGGTCTACGACGACTACGCCCACCACCCCACCGAGGTCACCGCCCAGCTGAGGGCCGCGCGCGCCGTGGTCGGCGACGGTCGCCTGGTGGTGCTCTTCCAGCCGCACCTCTACAGCCGCACCGCCGAGTTCGCCGACGGCTTCGGCACCGCCCTCGGGCTGGCCGACGAGGTCGTGGTGATGGAGGTCTACGGCGCCCGCGAGGACCCGGTGCCCGGGGTGACCGGCGCGCTGGTCGCCGACCGGGTGCCTCTCCCGGCCGACCGGGTGCACTTCGAGCCGTCGTGGTCCGCGGCCGCCGCCGCGGTCGCCGGCCGGGCGCGGCCCGGTGACCTGGTGCTCACGATGGGCGCCGGGGACGTCGTCATGGTCGGCCCGGAGATCCTCACCGCCCTGACCGACCGGCCCGGGGACGACCAGCGGTGAGCCGCCAGGGGAGCACCACCCGGGACCGCACCCGCGGCGCCCGGCGCGGTGCGACCCCCGCGGGCGGCTCGACCGTCACCCGCATCCGGCCCAAGCTGGACCGGCGGCGCAAGCGGCTGGTCGTGCTCGGGTCGGCGGTCCTGCTGGTCGCCGTGGCGGCCTGGGTGGTGCTGGCCAGCCCCCTGCTGGCCGTGCGTGCCGTCCAGGTCGACGGAACCCGGACCCTCAGCGTCGAGGAGGTGCGCCAGGTGGCCGGGGTGGCCGAGGGCACCCCGCTGGTCCGGGTCGACACCGCCGCCGCCGCCGCGCGGGTGTCCGCGCTGCCGCAGGTCGCCTCCGCCGAGGTCACCCGGGGCTGGCCCGACCGGGTGGTCGTCACCCTCGTCGAGCGCACGCCGGTCGCGGTCGTCGAGTCCGCGGGCACGCGCTCGCTGGTCGACGCCACCGGCACCGTGTTCGACACGATCACCGGTGATGCGCCGGCCGGCGTCGTCCCGCTGCAGGTCACCGACCCCGGCCCGGACGACGCCGCCACCCGCGCGGCGCTGGCCGCGGTGGTGTCCCTGCCCGACGCCGTCCGCAGCCAGGTCACGTCGGTGACGGCCACCGGCGGGGACGACGTCACCCTCACCCTGGTCGACGGCACCACCGTGCTGTGGGGGAGCGCCGAGCAGGCCGACCGCAAGGCCGAGGTGCTCGCCGCGGTGCTCGACCAGCTGGCCGCCGGCACCGTCGACCCGGCCGCCCAGATCGACGTCAGCTCCCCGGAGGCCGTGGTCCTGAGGTGACCCTCCTCCGGTGAGGCACGGCAGGGTGTCCCCATGAGCTCACCGACGGGTCCCCAGCCGATCAGCCGTTTCCCGGTGCCCGAGCGCGCCGACCTCCCCGAGGACCTGCGGGAGAGGTTCGACACGGTCGAGGAGAAGTCCGGGTTCCTCCCCAACGTGTTCGCCGCGCTGGCCTGGCGTCCCGACGAGGCGCGGGCGTTCTTCGCCATGCACGACGCGCTGATGGACAAGGAGACCCCCGGGCTGTCCAAGGCCGACCGGGAGGTCGTCGTGGTGGCCACCAGTGCGGCCAACGACTGCCTCTACTGCGTGGTCGCGCACGGCGCCATCGCCCGGGTGCGCTCCCGCGACCCGCACCTGGCCGACCAGGTCGCGGTCGACTGGCGCAAGGCCCCGGTGGACGCCCGGATGAAGGCGGTGCTCGAGGTCGCCGTCACCCTGGCCCTGCGCCCCGCGGAGGTCACCGCGGCGGACCTGGCCTCCCTGCGGGGCCACGGCCTGACCCAGGACGACGTGTGGGACCTGGGCATGATCGTGGGCTTCTTCGCCCTGTCCA
This sequence is a window from Geodermatophilaceae bacterium NBWT11. Protein-coding genes within it:
- the murD gene encoding UDP-N-acetylmuramoyl-L-alanine--D-glutamate ligase, which codes for MDAPLGRVLVCGLGVSGAAAARVLLARGDTVLLADGGAPAARAELEAAGAVWLGAVTEVPDDVDLVVTSPGWRPDSPLLLSAARAGIEVVGEPELAWRLRLPLPSGEPAPWYAVTGTNGKTTTVTMLESVLLAGGLRAVAAGNVGRPLVEVVTAVEPDGTPTFDAVAVELSSFQLHWSSSLAPAAAAVLNVADDHVDWHGSPEAYRDAKARVLALTPVAVADAGDPVAASLVREHRHPVTVTLEEPQPGQLGVRSGALVDRAFAASPAGEVLVEQSALQVSGPHNAVNALVAAALARVAGVSAADIGRGLAGFRGGAHRNVLVGTVDGVDFVDDSKATNPHAAGASLAAYPRVVWIAGGLLKGADVDPLVAAVAARLAGVVLLGRDRELLARSLARHAPAVPRIVVPSGDDAAVTGVTGETAEVVMERVVRAAVQLARPGDTVLLAPAAASMDVFTDYGHRGRAFADAVRALR
- the ftsW gene encoding putative lipid II flippase FtsW, which gives rise to MTSSQLVLGSAGLLLSIGLVMVFSASSMESALNDGSPWAPGLKQVAVAFVGLIGMFVALRLPVGHLRRWSGIALLLSFVLLMAVLVPGIGKELNGARQWINLGVTDFQPSEFTKLVFALWGAHVIAVRERWLTTSSLLVPVLPVFAMLSGLLILEPDMGAVVSLGLVLAGLLWAGGISGRLIACGVGLAAGAVALMVALAPYRLARVTSFLDPFADPLGDGFQAVRGLYALATGGFWGVGLGNSRMKWNLLPHAESDYIFAIIGEELGFLGCLVVITLYGVLAYAGFRIARRSADRFIQLASIAITVWLIGQATMNMGYVVGLLPVTGVQLPLVSAGGTSMVITLFIVGLLARFARSEPEAIAHLRAHRQAVPVGRLGRLGRWLLPVPPNAVDPLPTVGRRRPTADAPRRPAGRTVARVRDGRAPAPAAPAAPPARQTGRDRPTGRSAPARTPSRTPSRGQGAPRPRTDRPARPR
- the murG gene encoding undecaprenyldiphospho-muramoylpentapeptide beta-N-acetylglucosaminyltransferase; the protein is MTAPPPTRSRPVSVVLAGGGTGGHIEPMLALADALVRRTDTPGGTPRVTCLGTARGMETRLVPARGHELRLIPPVPLPRKPTPDLLRVPGRVRRSVADTRALLRELDADVVVGFGGYVALPAYLAARLEKVPVVVHEQNPLPGLANRVGARIAARVAVTTPGTPLRGAVHVGMPLRPAITGLDRAALRAEARAHFGLDADRPTLLVFGGSQGARSLNTAATGAADALTAAGVQVLHARGPKNTEVSVPARPAGSAPYVVVDYLERMDLAYAAADLALCRSGAVSVAELSAVGLPGAFVPLPIGNGEQRRNALPVVEAGGGLLVDDADLSPAWITGTLLPLLTDPARLAELSRHAAAAGVPDADEKLADLTLEVAR
- a CDS encoding UDP-N-acetylmuramate--L-alanine ligase encodes the protein MSAADVAAWRDPIPTLESLGAVHFIGIGGAGMSGIARILLARGVAVSGSDRRDTPTLLALGALGARIEVGHDAAHLGDAGTVVVSTAIRPDNPELVAARERGLRVLPRAVALAAVMAGRRSVAVAGTHGKTSTTSMLTVAVQACGADPSFAIGGDLNESGSNAHAGSGDVFVAEADESDRSFLLLAPFAGIVTNVEADHLDNYGDLAAVEAAFDTFLGTIHPAGLLVLCRDDPGAARLADVPTTAARVRTYGRGADADLQVRDLVVGPEGTSWTAVLDGTEIGRVSIRLPGEHMALNSAAALLTGLELGFPAADLMAGLARFGGVHRRFELKGTAAGVRVYDDYAHHPTEVTAQLRAARAVVGDGRLVVLFQPHLYSRTAEFADGFGTALGLADEVVVMEVYGAREDPVPGVTGALVADRVPLPADRVHFEPSWSAAAAAVAGRARPGDLVLTMGAGDVVMVGPEILTALTDRPGDDQR
- a CDS encoding FtsQ-type POTRA domain-containing protein, yielding MSRQGSTTRDRTRGARRGATPAGGSTVTRIRPKLDRRRKRLVVLGSAVLLVAVAAWVVLASPLLAVRAVQVDGTRTLSVEEVRQVAGVAEGTPLVRVDTAAAAARVSALPQVASAEVTRGWPDRVVVTLVERTPVAVVESAGTRSLVDATGTVFDTITGDAPAGVVPLQVTDPGPDDAATRAALAAVVSLPDAVRSQVTSVTATGGDDVTLTLVDGTTVLWGSAEQADRKAEVLAAVLDQLAAGTVDPAAQIDVSSPEAVVLR
- a CDS encoding peroxidase-related enzyme (This protein belongs to a clade of uncharacterized proteins related to peroxidases such as the alkylhydroperoxidase AhpD.); amino-acid sequence: MSSPTGPQPISRFPVPERADLPEDLRERFDTVEEKSGFLPNVFAALAWRPDEARAFFAMHDALMDKETPGLSKADREVVVVATSAANDCLYCVVAHGAIARVRSRDPHLADQVAVDWRKAPVDARMKAVLEVAVTLALRPAEVTAADLASLRGHGLTQDDVWDLGMIVGFFALSNRLAHVAAIPPNEEFYLMGRLPR